The segment AACGACCTGGCAATCCGCGCATCGGGCAGGACGCAGGTGAGGTGGCAGGTATCGGTAAGATCGGCATACCCCTTGTCGGTGATCTAGGTACCGTGATGGGTGAAGGACAGGTGGTGATCGACTTTACCTCCCCGCAGGCTACCATGACCCATCTGGCCATCTCTGCCCAGGCGAAGGTGCCTGCTGTGGTTGGGACCACGGGATTTGGCGCCGTCGATCTGAACAGTATTCAGGAGCTCAGTTCGGCTGCTCCGTGCGTTCTCTCGCCCAATATGAGCATTGGGGTCAACGTCCTGCTGAAGGTTCTCGCTCAGGTAGCCCGTACCCTCGGAGATGCGTATGACGTCGAGATCATTGAGACCCACCACCGGTTCAAGAAGGACGCCCCCAGCGGGACCGCGTTGAAAATGGCGCAGGTGATTGCGGAGGCGCTGGGCCGAGAACTGGATAAGACGGGGATCTATGGCCGCAAGGGACTGGTTGGAGAGCGCGGAAAAGAGGAGATCGCAATCCACGCGCTGCGGGCCGGTGACGTGATAGGTGACCATACGGTGATCTTCGGGGGCATGGGGGAGCGGATTGAGATAACGCATCGGGCCCACACCCGGGATAATTTTGCTCGTGGTGCATTGTGCGCGGCCCGTTGGATCATTGGCCGACCACCCGGCCTGTACGACATGCATGATGTACTTGGATTAAAAGAGGGATTGTAGGAAAGCGTACAGCTATGAGCAATCAGCGGTCAGATCAATGGCACTTAGCTGAAAGCTGATTGCCGAAAGCTGAAGGCTTATACTATGCGGATTGTGCGATTCGTCTCCGGTAGGCAACCAAGGTACGGTGTGGTAGAGGGCACCGTCGTCCGGGAGATCGAAGGCGACATCTTCGGCAAGTTTACCGTGACGGACCGGACGCATTCGCTGAAGCGGATCAGGTTCCTTGCGCCGACCGAAC is part of the Candidatus Methylomirabilis limnetica genome and harbors:
- the dapB gene encoding 4-hydroxy-tetrahydrodipicolinate reductase, which produces MIRAIVCGAAGRMGGRIIAMIHEADDFTLAGAVERPGNPRIGQDAGEVAGIGKIGIPLVGDLGTVMGEGQVVIDFTSPQATMTHLAISAQAKVPAVVGTTGFGAVDLNSIQELSSAAPCVLSPNMSIGVNVLLKVLAQVARTLGDAYDVEIIETHHRFKKDAPSGTALKMAQVIAEALGRELDKTGIYGRKGLVGERGKEEIAIHALRAGDVIGDHTVIFGGMGERIEITHRAHTRDNFARGALCAARWIIGRPPGLYDMHDVLGLKEGL